A genomic region of bacterium contains the following coding sequences:
- the sppA gene encoding signal peptide peptidase SppA: MSRAKGWILGVLLVAVLAAFWFETRPMGVEPGSVVVIQLQGSYADAPANPLLARLTGGGEGSLTSLLGELAKLERDDRVDTVVFRIRSLALGWGRVEEIRDAIARLADAGRKTVAYLEVEGFGNGSYVVATGAQHIVAAPGHRNPFVGLAGEYLFLGGLFEKLGVEIEYERIGRYKSAVESYAAKEMSGPAREMQEALVDSIQERFLAVVAEGRGLETSAVEKAIDQAPTGGGPMIQLGLIDEVQTWTALMEGFADQPIVEASDYAQVGLDALDFEPEATFALVHGSGPVLIGKGQYAAGGSPVLASDTVAKALREASEDPEVQAIIFRINSPGGSALASDIVWQAVQDVRKTGKPVIASMSDMAASGGYYVAAGADKIVSHHTTYTGSIGVFVLRPVIGGLLEKLGVGVETITRGPHAGLLLGSEPLSEETRAVLRDDVEGVYELFLERVAEGRDLERDAVDAIAQGRVWTGAQALEIGLVDSLGGLRDAVVEGKRLVDLEDDAPVVLVQYPRPRPLAEELMELFGGIQSAVTPELPLPGTLASLVQLIRVLPAGAPLLVPPGLMEVH; this comes from the coding sequence CGGCCTTCTGGTTCGAGACCCGGCCGATGGGCGTCGAGCCTGGCAGCGTGGTGGTGATCCAACTCCAAGGCAGCTACGCGGACGCTCCGGCAAATCCGCTTCTGGCGCGGCTCACCGGCGGAGGTGAAGGCTCATTGACGTCGCTGCTCGGTGAGCTGGCGAAGCTGGAGCGGGACGACCGGGTGGATACGGTCGTGTTCCGCATTCGCAGTCTGGCGCTCGGCTGGGGCCGGGTGGAGGAGATCCGCGATGCCATCGCACGGCTTGCCGACGCCGGTCGCAAGACCGTCGCATACCTCGAGGTCGAAGGCTTCGGCAACGGGTCCTACGTGGTTGCGACCGGCGCCCAGCACATCGTGGCAGCGCCGGGCCATCGCAACCCCTTCGTCGGGCTTGCCGGTGAGTACCTCTTCCTGGGCGGCCTGTTCGAGAAGCTGGGCGTCGAGATCGAGTACGAGCGCATCGGGCGCTACAAGAGCGCAGTCGAGAGCTACGCCGCGAAGGAGATGTCGGGCCCTGCCCGCGAGATGCAGGAGGCCCTGGTCGATTCGATCCAGGAGCGCTTCCTCGCAGTCGTTGCAGAAGGCCGCGGGCTCGAGACCAGCGCCGTCGAGAAGGCGATCGATCAGGCACCCACCGGCGGCGGGCCGATGATTCAGCTCGGCCTGATCGACGAGGTCCAGACCTGGACGGCACTCATGGAGGGCTTCGCAGACCAGCCGATCGTCGAAGCTTCCGACTACGCCCAGGTCGGTCTGGACGCGCTCGATTTCGAGCCCGAGGCCACCTTTGCCCTGGTGCACGGCTCGGGCCCGGTGTTGATCGGCAAGGGCCAGTACGCCGCCGGCGGCTCGCCGGTGCTGGCATCGGATACGGTGGCGAAGGCTCTTCGCGAAGCCTCCGAGGATCCGGAAGTCCAGGCGATCATCTTTCGGATCAACAGCCCGGGCGGCTCGGCTCTGGCCTCGGATATCGTCTGGCAGGCCGTGCAGGACGTGCGCAAGACCGGGAAACCCGTGATTGCCTCGATGTCCGACATGGCTGCTTCCGGTGGCTACTACGTCGCGGCTGGCGCGGACAAGATCGTCTCCCACCATACGACCTATACGGGTTCGATCGGCGTGTTCGTGCTTCGCCCGGTGATCGGTGGCTTGCTCGAGAAACTCGGCGTGGGTGTCGAGACGATCACCCGCGGCCCCCACGCAGGCCTGCTGCTCGGATCGGAGCCACTCTCGGAGGAGACTCGTGCCGTGCTGCGGGACGATGTCGAAGGCGTCTACGAGCTCTTCCTGGAACGCGTGGCGGAAGGGCGCGACCTGGAACGGGACGCGGTCGATGCCATTGCTCAGGGTCGGGTCTGGACGGGCGCTCAGGCATTGGAGATCGGTCTGGTCGATTCGCTAGGCGGGCTACGTGACGCCGTGGTCGAGGGCAAACGACTCGTCGACCTGGAAGACGATGCGCCCGTGGTGCTCGTGCAGTACCCCCGCCCGCGTCCCCTTGCCGAGGAGCTGATGGAGCTCTTTGGTGGGATCCAGAGCGCTGTCACTCCCGAGCTGCCGCTACCGGGTACACTCGCCTCCCTGGTCCAGTTGATTCGCGTGCTTCCGGCGGGTGCACCGCTACTCGTGCCGCC